A genomic window from Fusarium verticillioides 7600 chromosome 5, whole genome shotgun sequence includes:
- a CDS encoding phenazine biosynthesis protein produces the protein MSLEFTTLDVFTTTAFEGNPLAVVTIPPPSQQAPLTQSQKQRIACEFNLSETVFVHDVENRDDTDERKIDIFTTKFELPFAGHPTIGTAIFLQPQGVKTMIAKAGRIDLEFENGSARALIPHDVRLHKERVPKHAVEAGWDEKLAKVAAADEGAPLFSIVNGMTFALVELPTLELLGAAKVGAMSYIDGDLQDDGWKHDFDSRRYYYTLLNGDASSDGKYVQNLRTRLVKRDMEDPATGSAACALSCYLALHKLSATSIRFNITQGVEMGRESLIVVDVEVKTSEAGERNIKTVHLSGKAVEVMKGTVRVPQ, from the coding sequence ATGAGTCTCGAATTCACCACTCTCGATGTtttcaccaccaccgccttTGAGGGCAATCCTTTAGCGGTGGTGACGATACCCCCACCAAGCCAACAAGCACCCCTCACCCAATCCCAAAAGCAACGAATTGCCTGCGAGTTCAACCTCTCCGAGACAGTCTTtgttcatgatgttgagaatcGCGACGATACAGATGAGAGAAAGATTGATATCTTTACCACAAAGTTCGAATTGCCATTCGCGGGGCATCCGACCATCGGCACGGCTATTTTTCTTCAGCCGCAGGGCGTAAAGACCATGATTGCAAAGGCGGGCAGAATTGACCTTGAGTTCGAAAACGGTTCTGCGCGTGCTTTAATTCCTCACGATGTTAGACTTCATAAGGAGCGCGTGCCAAAGCATGCCGTTGAAGCTGGTTGGGATGAGAAATTGGCAAAAgtcgctgctgctgatgagggcGCGCCACTGTTCAGCATCGTTAACGGGATGACTTTCGCCCTCGTGGAACTCCCAACATTGGAGCTGCTCGGCGCTGCCAAGGTCGGAGCCATGAGTTACATTGACGGCGACCTGCAGGATGACGGCTGGAAACACGACTTTGACTCGAGGCGCTATTACTACACGCTCCTCAACGGCGACGCATCATCTGATGGAAAATATGTGCAGAACCTCCGCACAAGACTTGTGAAGCGTGATATGGAGGATCCTGCAACTGGAAGTGCCGCGTGTGCGTTGTCGTGTTACTTGGCGTTGCACAAGCTTTCTGCGACTTCGATCAGGTTCAATATCACCCAGGGTGTTGAGATGGGCCGCGAGAGTCTTATCGTagtggatgttgaagtcAAGACGAGTGAAGCTGGAGAGAGAAATATTAAGACTGTTCATCTTAGTGGGAAGGCAGTCGAGGTCATGAAGGGCACTGTTAGAGTGCCTCAGTGA